From the Manis pentadactyla isolate mManPen7 chromosome 7, mManPen7.hap1, whole genome shotgun sequence genome, one window contains:
- the HUS1 gene encoding checkpoint protein HUS1 isoform X4, with the protein MKFRAKIVDAACLNHFTRVSNMIAKLAKTCTLRISPDKLNFILSDKVASGGVSMWCELDQENFFSEFQMEGISAENNEIYLELTSENLSRALRTAQNSRALKIKLTNKHFPCLTVSIELLSVSSSSRSVTHDIPTKVIPRKLWKDLQEPTVPDPDVSIYLPALKTMKSVVEKMKNISNHLLSPEPLDSTQT; encoded by the exons ATGAAGTTTCGGGCCAAGATCGTGGACGCGGCCTGTCTGAACCACTTCACGC GAGTCAGTAACATGATAGCTAAGCTTGCCAAAACCTGCACTCTCCGCATCAGCCCTGATAAGCTGAACTTCATCTTGTCCGACAAGGTGGCCAGTGGAGGGGTGAGCATGTGGTGTGAGCTGGACCAG GAGAACTTCTTCAGCGAATTTCAGATGGAAGGTATCTCtgcagaaaacaatgaaatttaCTTAGAGTTAACATCGGAAAATTTATCTCGAGCCTTGAGAACAGCCCAGAATTCCAGAGCCTTGAAAATCAAGCTGACTAACAAACACTTTCCCTGCCTCACAGTCTCCATAGAGCTG CTATCTGTGTCAAGCAGTAGTCGCAGTGTGACACACGACATCCCCACAAAGGTTATTCCTAGAAAATTGTGGAAGGATTTACAAGAACCTACAGTCCCGGACCCTGAT GTTAGTATTTATTTACCAGCCTTGAAGACAATGAAGAGTGttgtggaaaaaatgaaaaacatcagCAATCACCTT CTGTCCCCTGAGCCACTGGACTCTACTCAGACCTGA